The sequence below is a genomic window from Polyangiaceae bacterium.
TCGGGGCGAGTGACGAGCTTGCATGCAACAACGCGCTGAAAGCACTGAGGCCCGAGCCGGGCTTTCATATCTCTTGCCGACCTGGGTTCTGTACTCATGGCGTCGCGTTTACTCGCGGAAACGAAGTGGGGCTGGCTGACGACCTGGACGAGCTGAAGGCCTTCCTCGGCCCGATCGACACCGAGGGTGAGGCGACGCTGATCGCCTGGGCGGAGGGCTACAACCCCGGTACCTGCGACGAACTGAAGAAGGGCACGAAGAAGACCAAAGACGGCTTCGAGCTAGTCGTGGAGAAGATGACCGCAGACTGCCCCATCGAGATCAGTGAGATGAAGCTCAAGATCTCGACCAACGGGGAGCTCAAGGAGCTCAGCAAGAAGGTCAAGAGCAAGAACGGCGCGTGCGTCGGGAGACAGAGCGCTGGCGTGACCCTGGCTGGTGCGACCTCAGAGGATTCGCGAGGACACTACTTCGCGGAATGCGCCGACCTTGAGCGAGCCGCGGTGTTCGCCTTTGCGCGCATGGCGGCAGAGCTGCGCGCGCTAGGTGCTCCGGCAAGGCTGGTGGGCGACGCCCAGCGGGCGCGCGCTGAAGAGGCGCGCCACGTGAAGGTGATGGATGTCCTTGCTGAGAAATTTCGCGGGGAATCAACTGGTGTGACACTGCCCGAGCTGGAGCTTCGCGGTGCCTTCGAGGTGGCGCTGGAGAACGCGGTCGAAGGCTGCGTTCGTGAATCCTACGGAGCGCTGGTTGGGCTGTGGCAGGCTGAGCGGGCCGAGCAGCCTGAAGTGCGTGAGGCGCTGCGCGACGTCGCTCAGGACGAGCTACGCCATGCGGCGTTGTCGTGGCGTGTTGCAGCCTGGCTCGAGCCGCAGCTCAATGAAGCGGAGCGAGAGCGGATTGTGCTCGCGCGCCGCGCGGCCCTTGCGGAGCTGGCCGCGGAGTGCGCCGTGGATCCTGAGATAGAGCTGGTCCGCGAC
It includes:
- a CDS encoding ferritin-like domain-containing protein; the encoded protein is MTDEQFEGMARRIVWLTLASVGVSACGGGEPPRSSDVPPPTTTVPEAAPPTSEPSASTEPPPPAVATKPEALPQATPQGERCREDSGVNILAGLNPVKPVDYVAIFQAMGKDGAAREGEHVGARCVGASDELACNNALKALRPEPGFHISCRPGFCTHGVAFTRGNEVGLADDLDELKAFLGPIDTEGEATLIAWAEGYNPGTCDELKKGTKKTKDGFELVVEKMTADCPIEISEMKLKISTNGELKELSKKVKSKNGACVGRQSAGVTLAGATSEDSRGHYFAECADLERAAVFAFARMAAELRALGAPARLVGDAQRARAEEARHVKVMDVLAEKFRGESTGVTLPELELRGAFEVALENAVEGCVRESYGALVGLWQAERAEQPEVREALRDVAQDELRHAALSWRVAAWLEPQLNEAERERIVLARRAALAELAAECAVDPEIELVRDAGLPTAVQALALVQHLGNEIGLA